Genomic window (Akkermansiaceae bacterium):
GATTCTTGGCAACGGTGAAGTCGTCCCCCTGATCCCCGAACCCTCCTCCGCCCTGCTGGCCATCGCAAGTGTCTGCGGACTCGCCTTCCGCCGCCGGCGCACCGCATGATTGGGAAAACCACCGGGAGCGATCGTAGGATGACCCGATCTTCCAAGCTCGGGGAGGAGTACAAATGCCCCCAACCTGCCTACCATCAGAATTTATTCCAACGGACCGAATTCTCAAAATACCTGTCCAAAATCATCCGGCGGCTGCCTTGATGTATCTGAAACCGGGAAAATGCCCATCCGGGCGCCATCCTTTTCTTTGAGACATCATGAAAAACCCACTCCAGCTATCCGTCTTCGCACTACCGTTGCTCGTCTCCACCCCTTCCGCGGGGGCGGCCACGGTTTATACGGCCTCCTCATTCACCAACTCCCTGGGCGCAAGCACCGGCCACAACATTTCCAACATCAACTGGACCGCGGATTTCGGGACCTCCTCCTCCATCACCTCCGGGGTACCCGGCAGCGGAAATTACCGAATGGGGGTGTTCGATGGCACCAGCGCCTCCGCCAGCGGTTTCACCGTCGAGGATTATATCTATGTCCAGAAATGGGGTGTGACCAATGGAGCGACACTGGACACGGATGCGATGTTGAGAACCACCAGTCTCACTCCTTTCGCGCCCTCGGCCTACACCTCGCTCACCGCCTCCTGGCACCGGAACGGCAACTCCGCGGCTTCCATCCGCTTCATGATCCAGACCGGTGGCGTTTGGTACATCGCCGATACCCCCACCAACGGAACCGGGAATGGCACGGTCAGTTTTCCGGCCCCGTCCTTCGACATCCTTGCCTCCAATTGGACCACCCTCGGGACTAATGTTTCCATCGGAGACACCTCTGGCATTTCCTACTCAACCCTCTTTGGCGCCGGACAAACCATCACCGGGGTCGGCCTTTACATCGACAACCTCGATGTGAACGCCACCGACGGGCTGACCACCACGCGTTTCGACAATCTCACCATCGAAGGGGTTCCGGAAGCCACCACCGCCCTTCTCGGCATGATGGGCATGCCGCTGCTCTGCCTGCGCCGCCGAAAATGACAGGCCGTGTGATTTTTTCCGGCTGATTTCCCGATCCACCGACCAATCAGGGAAAGAAGCATGTCCGGGGAATCCAACGATGAGGCCTTCGTCTCCCTCCTGATCGCGAACCAGAACCGCATCTTCCGGTTCCTGATGACACTGGTGCCGCGGCGGGAGGATGCGGAGGATCTTTTCCAGCAAACCAGCATCACCCTCTGGCGCAGCCGTGGGAAATATGATCCCGCCGCGGGGGATTTCACGAGCTGGGCCTGTGCGATCGCCCACAACCACGTGCGGAATTTCCGGCGGAAAGAAACGACGCGCCGCAACATCCTGAGCGGGGAGATCGAAAGGATGCTGATCGAAACCCGCGCCGTCCATTCGTCGTTGATGGAGGAATGGCACCGCGCCCTGGGGCAGTGCATGCAACGGCTCACCC
Coding sequences:
- a CDS encoding sigma-70 family RNA polymerase sigma factor, producing the protein MSGESNDEAFVSLLIANQNRIFRFLMTLVPRREDAEDLFQQTSITLWRSRGKYDPAAGDFTSWACAIAHNHVRNFRRKETTRRNILSGEIERMLIETRAVHSSLMEEWHRALGQCMQRLTPHQRTIVEDCYGGESSIKDAATDRGRTPNALYKVLRGIRSLLHDCIRKSVTGGNI